The Radiobacillus deserti genomic interval TATATCTGGGCATTTTCCGGCGTGCCGATGGAAGGGTTTAAAGAAACTGCCGGTCAAGTGTCGAAAGCAATCATGTCTGGTTTATTCCATCCAGATTGGGATTACGTGTACTTGCCTGAAGGAGAAGACTTGCTCCGCGGATTATTGGATACGTTAGCGATAGCAGTATTAGGGACATTTATCTCTGCATTTTTATGTATTCCATTTGCCTTCTGGGCAGCGAACAACATGACAAAAGGAGTAGCATTAACTGGTGTTGGGAAATTTATGCTGAGTTTTATTCGTACTTTTCCAGAACTGGTTATGGCACTTCTTTTCATTAAAGTAGTTGGACCTGGTTCCTTCGCTGGTGTATTAGCATTAGGTCTTCACTCCATCGGGATGCTTGGGAAATTGTTCTCAGAAGAAATTGAGAATATTGATTTAGGACCATCTGAAGCATTAACTGCAACTGGTGCGAGCCGTATGCAAACACTTTGGTTTGCGGTTATTCCACAGGTTTTACCTGGCTTCTTATCCTATACGTTATACCGATTCGAAATTAACCTCCGTGCCGCTACGATTTTAGGGATTATCGGTGCCGGTGGTATTGGTACTCCACTGATTTTTGCTCTACAGTCTCGTGATTGGGAGCGAGTTGGAGTCATTCTACTAGGAATCATTGTCATGGTTTCTATTGTAGATGTTATTTCCGGATATTTACGCAAGAAAGTCGTGTAACACCTAAAAACAGCAATTGGGTTGGGGACCCAATTGCTGTTTTTTCTATTCTAGACCATTCTTTTTAATAACATCTTGATACCAATAAAAGCTTTTCTTTTTAATTCTTCGGAGATCCTTTGGACCGTCTTCATCACGGTTTACGTAGACGAAGCCATAACGTTTTTGATACCCATTTAGCCAGCTTAATAAATCCGTGAAGGACCATGTACAATATCCAAGCACGTCCACTCCATCCGAGATTGCTTCCTGTACCGCCTTAACATGTGAAGCTAAATAGTCGATTCGGTAATCGTCGTTCACGACATCTCCTTCTTCTAAATCATCGAAGGCACCTAAGCCATTCTCTGTAATGAGAACAGGTAATTGATAACGGTTTTGGATGCGACGTAATGCGATTCTTAAACCATCTGGGTCAATCGTCCAATCCCAATCTGTTGTACCTAAGTAAGGATTACTAATGGTTTTAAATACACCCGGTAAACCAGAATCTTTCGTTGTTCCCTTTTTCCCTGATGTATTCATTTTCGCTTCTCCGACTCCACCTTCTAATGGATTATGTTCGAACGTAGCAGTTTGATAGTAGTTTACCCCCATAAAGTCTGGTTTTGCTTCTGCAAGCAATTCCATGTCTCCAGGTTCGATTGTAGGAGCAAGTCCTTCTTTTTCTAAGTAGTTCCAAGTAGATTTTGGATATGTCCCCCATGCATAAATGTCCATCCACCAATGTGCATTCATTTCTTCTGCATTTTCGGCTGCAATCACATTTTTCGGATTACTATCGTAAGGATATGCCGGCCCATAAGCAAAGCTCGGACCAATTTTTCCATCTGGTACGATTTTGCGGAAAGATTGAATAACTTTCGCATTCGCAACACTTGCGATATGGTTTGCTTGATACATTCTTTTCAGATCTTTTACACCAGGAGGATGGATCCCATTACGATAGCCAAGGCCTATGAAAATATTTTGTTCGTTTAGTGTAACCCAATGCTTCACACGATCCCCGTAACGTTTAAATAGCTCTACACAGTAGTTGTTAAAGTCATCGATGATTTGCCGAGATTCCCAAGCCCCATACTCATCCATTAAAGCTTGTGGAACATCCCAGTGATAGACTGTTACTAACGGCTCGATGTCATGTTTAATTAGTTCGTTAATTAAGTCATTATAAAACTTAACTCCCGCTTCGTTGATTTCACCTTTACCGTTCGGAAAGATTCGTGTCCAAGCGATAGAGAAACGGTACGCCTTTAAGCCCATCTCCGCCATTAACGCGACATCTTCCTTATAACGGTTATAGTGGTCAACGGCTATGTCTCCGTTTGTTCCTTTGTATGTAGTACCTTCTTTCTTCGTATAAACATCCCATACAGAAGGGCCTTTTCCATCTTGATCCCATGCCCCTTCAATTTGATAGGCAGCGGATGCAGAACCCCATAAAAACCCGTCTGGAAACGGTGTCAAATTTTTATGCTCCACGGTAACTCCTCCTTCAATATTCATTCTACTTTATTGTAGCGGAAACTAGATTGAAAATGAAACAGGAACCACCCGAATTTTTCGAAAATTTAACAACAAAAAATAAAAATAGGGATCTCTCCCGATTAATGAAACTCAGATATTAGTGTTTTGGCTTGTTTTCTCGGTCTTTCTTTCGGCACCTTTGCAGGATAGCCAATTTGCAGCATTGCTGCAATTTTCTCACCTGGCTTCACTCCATACGTATCACGTACTTCTATGTTTGTGGTTAGCTGATTCGTCTTCCAAATCATTCCGATTCCTTTTTCCCATGCGAGTAAGCTAAAATTTTGCACTACACAGCTCGTTGCTGCATAATCCTCTTCTCTTAGTTTCATGTTAGGGTTTTCGTTCATCACAACCATAAGAAATAGTGGAACGTCCATTATTTTTTGATAAGCTATCTCGCCATGTTTCTTTTTTTCCTCTAGTGTTGTACCTTTTTCATTTAGTTTTCGATTTATTTCTGCTAGATGCTTACGTGAATCTCCTTGAATAAAAATAAATCTCCACGGTTCTGTCATTTTATGATTTGGAACCCAAATAGCTGTCTCTAACAATTCCTTTAATTCATCCAAAGGTACCGGTTTATCCTCGTATAATTGAATAGATCTTCTATTTTTAATCACTTCTGATAATGTCATTTCCAACACTCCCCTTGCCTGTTCATTAGCCATTTCCTTCTTTATCTATATGTG includes:
- the phnE gene encoding phosphonate ABC transporter, permease protein PhnE; the protein is MSSTTIPTKPKKRVFLRWIVGILLAFIYIWAFSGVPMEGFKETAGQVSKAIMSGLFHPDWDYVYLPEGEDLLRGLLDTLAIAVLGTFISAFLCIPFAFWAANNMTKGVALTGVGKFMLSFIRTFPELVMALLFIKVVGPGSFAGVLALGLHSIGMLGKLFSEEIENIDLGPSEALTATGASRMQTLWFAVIPQVLPGFLSYTLYRFEINLRAATILGIIGAGGIGTPLIFALQSRDWERVGVILLGIIVMVSIVDVISGYLRKKVV
- a CDS encoding glycoside hydrolase family 1 protein produces the protein MEHKNLTPFPDGFLWGSASAAYQIEGAWDQDGKGPSVWDVYTKKEGTTYKGTNGDIAVDHYNRYKEDVALMAEMGLKAYRFSIAWTRIFPNGKGEINEAGVKFYNDLINELIKHDIEPLVTVYHWDVPQALMDEYGAWESRQIIDDFNNYCVELFKRYGDRVKHWVTLNEQNIFIGLGYRNGIHPPGVKDLKRMYQANHIASVANAKVIQSFRKIVPDGKIGPSFAYGPAYPYDSNPKNVIAAENAEEMNAHWWMDIYAWGTYPKSTWNYLEKEGLAPTIEPGDMELLAEAKPDFMGVNYYQTATFEHNPLEGGVGEAKMNTSGKKGTTKDSGLPGVFKTISNPYLGTTDWDWTIDPDGLRIALRRIQNRYQLPVLITENGLGAFDDLEEGDVVNDDYRIDYLASHVKAVQEAISDGVDVLGYCTWSFTDLLSWLNGYQKRYGFVYVNRDEDGPKDLRRIKKKSFYWYQDVIKKNGLE
- a CDS encoding nitroreductase family protein, with the translated sequence MTLSEVIKNRRSIQLYEDKPVPLDELKELLETAIWVPNHKMTEPWRFIFIQGDSRKHLAEINRKLNEKGTTLEEKKKHGEIAYQKIMDVPLFLMVVMNENPNMKLREEDYAATSCVVQNFSLLAWEKGIGMIWKTNQLTTNIEVRDTYGVKPGEKIAAMLQIGYPAKVPKERPRKQAKTLISEFH